One window from the genome of Hyperolius riggenbachi isolate aHypRig1 chromosome 6, aHypRig1.pri, whole genome shotgun sequence encodes:
- the C6H1orf174 gene encoding UPF0688 protein C1orf174 homolog, translated as MKKRKVDTDDGLSNEATSDQNSGLAKSKTPGSKNRSKAGPARPKQRGRKCPKVKVNTRLTTRPTTRLVSNGNDFTAQQRLSDDSRDSMTFSEKRTVCADNSPFIDEDSNQPMPLGRFFENADLMQDFPPVTTSCASMSRRELRNLHFRAKEDDDDDDDLNNEEAF; from the exons GTGGACACCGATGATGGCCTTTCCAATGAGGCTACAAGTGACCAGAACAGTGGGCTAGCTAAAAGCAAAACTCCTGGATCAAAGAATCGCTCTAAAGCTGGCCCTGCTCGGCCAAAACAGCGGGGCAGGAAGTGCCCAAAGGTGAAAGTCAACACCCGTCTAACCACCCGTCCAACCACCCGTCTAGTCTCCAATGGGAATGATTTTACTGCTCAGCAACGGTTATCAGATGACAGCAGAGACAGTATGACATTTTCAGAAAAGAGAACAGTCTGTGCAGACAACAGCCCATTCATTGATGAAGACAGTAACCAGCCAATGCCACTGGGAAGGTTCTTTGAAAATGCCGACCTTATGCAG GACTTTCCACCAGTGACCACATCCTGTGCTTCCATGAGCAGAAGAGAGCTGAGAAATCTCCACTTCAGAGCGAAAGAGGATGATGACGACGATGATGACTTGAATAATGAAGAAGCTTTCTAG